The Cryptomeria japonica chromosome 6, Sugi_1.0, whole genome shotgun sequence genomic interval CAACATATGTGGCAGTAGGTAAAATTCTCCAAGataggcaccccactcttttttggacaccttgtgcagcacatgtccttgaccttcttttggacgACTTAGGAAAACTTGATTGGGTGACTctagttgtggaagatgcaaggaggatcacaaaatatatttacaacCACCCTTGGGTTCTTCATTTGATGAGAAAGCACACCCAAGGGAGAGATTTGGTAAGAGcaggtgtcacaaggtttgcaatgattttcttgatgttgcaaagcattcttggcacattgacttctttgaaacaaatgtttgtgagtcgaGCATGGATAGACTCAtcttattcaaagaagcctgaaggagagggtgttgcatgcatagtcttcgacaacctATTTGCACAAAAGGCtacagagattgtgaaggtaacttcaaaacttgaACATTTAATTATTGATTCAAGCCTCATTATTAATTTGTAACTTCAATAATTAGTCTTTtcgtaatttgtatttttcaattgtaggtgtcggAGCTCTTGGTTAGAGTTCCCTGCTTGGTAGATGGGGATCAAACCCCAAAGGGGTatgtttatgaggccatggatagggccaatgagtctatcaaaaattactacaagggggggatagactcaaatttgatcccatctgGGAAATTATTGATAAGACGTGGAACAAttagctccaccaacccattcatacAACACGATACTTCCTCAACCCTCATTTTAAGTTAAGGGATTTTTATTTAGATCCTAATGAagaggtcatggagggcctcaCTATATGCATTCAAAGAATGATACTCGAGGTTGAGGTGAGAGACCTAATTGTGGTTgaactccaaaattatgaggaagcaaggggtaagctattctcttcagagttggctaggagaggaagaaccactcaaaccctagGTATAagatttgccatttggattttggggtctaaagtaattgataaattgataaaatatgttttcacttttcattttgcattctaacttttcaatattttattttgtagatgcttggtggcaaagtttgggtggaaataccccaaatctcaaaaaaattgccctTAGAATCTTATGTCAGCCTCGTACTTCATCTAGTTGTGAGCGTaataggagcttgtttgaggccattgacacgaagaagaggagcaagttagctcaaaaatgcttcaatgaccttgtctttgtgcaatataatcttcagtTGCGCATAACAAAGGTAGAGGAAGCACCAGTTGGTCCAATTGATTTGAATGATATAGATCCTTAGAGTGATTGGACATCGCaggagcaacctccattgtttaCAGAGGATGATATCAATGATTTGGAGAGctaggctatggaggaggaggggggtggatttggtttcacactggatgacattgaggagtatgaggagtcattgccaatgCCAGGAGCAACTAGAGGTAGAGCTACATCCAGGATGGAGGAGGAGCCACGGCTTGAGCCAGTCATATTGAGCGAGGAGGCGCAGTCATGTCCATAgaagacttctaggactagaccctctagttctacctctcccctagtttttaatagagctaggaagaggaagatgtaattgtattgatgtatttacttttagttctataaaaactatttactattttgcttccagccattaGCATTCTCCGTGAGGATGTGATTTTgtacttgttgacgtgttttttattacgtctaacacagaataaagttaccaatggtcacttcactctctcttgatcaaagtttaaccgtatgctaagattgcggaaagttcaaacggctaactccaaggttcctttatgctacagacgtgactcagttggctgatgtgattgctggtaatccaaggggccttacgtttggatcgttctttcacttctttgctgttgCTAGAACTCCATCATCTGATATGGCAATTTTGCGATGCTTCTATTTTGAAcgaactaaaatgaactgaaaataaaggggaaagggtttagaaggatctaaatctattcctaagggcaatgataacaatgaatagtgctttggtggacaaattccaaataaaccaagctctgctttgccaagtttaactacaactccgcaagaacctatgcaatcttctgaggatgatgaaggattttcatattaagaaagtgcatttgaatacccaacacgatGCAATCCAAATGATTGTCCACAATCGAACTTGGCACAAGTTTAGTGGCTCAGGCTAACtgtacactgcaacttacaatcaacaagatgcaaaaagtatgaaccatggaaattcatcagacaccgttacattctccattgaaatcaaagcactttactacttctaatctaagtgaggaaggtgaaaccatgcaagctttgaaaaaataacttaagtggacaccatcaaagaaaaatgtttcattgttattatctcaaaacttatcgcaacaatttcatacaagtctccctcttcttacaaatgagggggtcacccctttatataggcctcaagccatgattacatgcaaaaccctaattagggtttcaccctagaagattccccactcaagatgcaacaaggtgggaatcaataATTAATACCTACTAAGTCCATGTACAactaattcaaaagtacccaaaatacaATCCATTTGCCCAACATgcattgaatattcatccatgcaaaaatcaccccattatgtcataaatgctccatcatttccacatgcggcagCTACATGCAAAATAATCTGCCATAAATTTAACATACAATGACaaggtcgccatttggtcaaatattctggcaatgaatgcgccaccatagtgccatgcgttcaatagatcctcgccatgcaagtggacctcatcgtcgtatatccgctcctacacatctagaattgttggagagagaaaatttgattcaggaaaaattttcttgaagtctcttcaactttccttgctcagagagggttttccatcaattttcaccatctccTGTTTTTTAAgaattttccacaaattagggtttcaagtctaGGAGGGAGAGAATTCTCCCACGACTCCAAATCTGTAAAAAGTTTGAAacttggatgtgatttgatgcccaagaatggatttttcaaaaattttctctggggaaatttcttgttcatctcatccttgattccttccttgtcttagaaattttatcttcaattcatccttgggtgtgatttcctccttgcttggaattttgtctcgaaagaaggaatttccaatactCCGCCAAAATTTCACCTTTTTTCAAGAATTCTGTCATGAAGGAATGAATTTCCAACACTCAGTCAATGTTTCATATTTCTTGGAATTCTTTTTTGAAGGaaagaatttccaacacttagtcaatttttccactttctCGGAATTCtgtcgtgaaggaaggaatttccatgacttagccaaattttcatctttcttggaattttgtcctgaaggaaaGAATTTCCAACACAcagccaaattttcatctttcctggaatTATTCTTCTTGGGTGCAATTGTTCCCTGAggattgaattttttgaattttgaacttttcttCCTGAACCTTGATTTTTTTTATGTCTTGTttccaaccttgggcacattttggaactggagaagaaattttggaaatttattccttgaggaaggaatttttgtgctctttgaattcatcatgtGCGCAGGGAGCTTTTGACCAattttttcacacacattttttggggatttccctaaaatttaggacccgTGTCCAGTAGAGAGAAATCTCTCACGATTCCAAATCTGCAAAATTTTTCGGATTGTaataagatttggtgtctaaaaatagatttttcaaaatttttctcgAGGGGATTTTTGCTTTCCATTCCTtcttgacccttggattttcatgccctatacaaattttttaattttccaacTTAAGCATGGAATTCACTTTGTGAAGGAATTCATCATTTCATCCTTGGCCATTTGATTCTTGGAATCCTGCTTCTAGCATGGATGGAACTTTGACTCAGAGGAGGAATTCATCAAATTTCTTCACCTTCCCTGACTGCCTCTATTTGGCACCCTCCATTACTCATAGGCGCAATTCTTCATTGAAGGAGGAATTTTGAACCTTTTTTATTCTTCCCTGACTCCCTCTATTTGGCTCCCTCCTAAGGAGTAGGGCGGATTTTGCGCTTGCCAAGGATTCAATGCATTTCAATGAATTCCAAGGTCACCTCATTCTGGCGCCCTATGAGCTTCTTGGGTGGATTTTTGACCTCATCATGGAATTCACAATATTTTCCATTTTTCATGTTGACCTTACTTTGGCTCCATGCAAATGTCTTGGGCGGATTTTTGCTAGGAGGAAGGAATTTTGACCATGGAGGAATCTTCCTTTATcataatatatatatgaaatataacatatgtcacttatactttaagttatatttcatatatattggcaagatgtttgagagtggtttcaggtctctaggaattataatgcaaattctaggttttagaagatcttttaaattttcagacagtcaaatttcaggccatttccgGATCAGGATGatatttgtggattgatgtgaatttccagacttggatgattttgcatgctttccacttCTAGAATAGGAGTTCCATACTAAAccattttttgatccaacttgtttGTCTTCTGACACTTCCagatttagaaatgatcttcaggAACGTTCATTCTTTAGGGATGAACCCgccaaaatagattttcccaaatagtaagtgtttcaaaatgttagggtttggacaaaacaggtcaggaaagcacttactaaaaaaataaacttactaaaaatagaaactactaaaaatagaaagttgctatgttttggctcaaattttactgggaggttccttgaagggtcctgattctagtTATAAGTTCaggttttccaaaaccctaacaaaatcccctaaaatctaggactaaaggcatAAACCCTAAAATCgacaaaacaagccctagacttcATCAAATTTACCCAAACGAAAAGCAGACTTAATCGATTTGACCCCTGAACACTTGCAAAGCAAAGAGACTGACGAGACTGCCACCAAAAGACCCCAAAAAACAAAACCGATGGACtaggagggcctaaaaagtaggggggtccccatttgcaatggggcgatgtgtgaaaaggtcacaattgTACCCACTTTGCATTTAAAGTTTAAACCAATTAAATATATCTAGagtcagcttgtttcttttgtgtactcatttatttactcattggatgcatcttctcattgaattttgcacaaaacaagcatttctaattaaatttaggCAATTTTTTAAGTTTCCGAGTTTTTGCTGAGTATTGGCCGACTTTTCCCGAGTTTTTTTTTTCGGGCCTTGGCGAATTTTTGgttttggcgagtagttcaactatggcaTAGTTCTAACAGTCCATATTGGATCAAACGATCCATATAGATGATTAGTTACCCTAGGAGCATTTCCATGTCATCACTAACCTCTAGTCCCTTGGATATTCTGCAGTATACTCTATTATTTCTTGAAACTTATTCCCTCATCTCCCACACCCCAACCTTGGAGTAAACTAGGTTAAGAAACATTGAATATATGTTAAGGATTATCACTTATGCTTATTTAGACTAgcatataataaattaattccaagtTCTTGCTAGACTTTTATCACTGTTGATATGTTGTCTATGGCATTCTTGGTGTCAGAGTAGACTTAGAGTTTGTCATATGCCCTTATGAATTAGTGTCATGGGGTATTACCGAGAAGTTTGCAGATGTTAAGACCGTTTTCTTGTGTTTTCTGGTAACATGTTAATGAATTCTTCGTGGTTGCTGTTGACCATCCATATGACTAGATAATGCATCCCTTTCTGATTGTTCTTTGGTAAATATAAATGGCCTTGTTTCTTTTTGATTATTTGGATTTACTAATACTTTATGTAAGATCTCGTGTATGTAGGTTTGTGATTGGATATGACATGTAGTTCTAATGTGCTATAATTGCTGATCCACTTTTCTGAActaaatatatttttctttctgTAAGTGGTAAGATGGCAGATTTCATCAATTCCTTGATAACAAAACTTGAACTCTGTGATGTAACTACACAAAATCCTGGGTGCAATTCTCTTAACAAGACTGCAAAGACTGATCAAGGTGAACACACCAAATTTTTAGGTAGCTTAAATGATCAGCAAATATAGTTTGTTATTATCTATTGCGTTTTATTGTTGTGAaacagaaaattttaatttttgtccACCAAACAAAAACATTACCTATTATTTGAATACATATTAGCAGTGTTTAAGTAATTGCAATTTGACACTGAAACGTTGTTTTGCAGACATGATTCCAACTATAAATAGTTCAATTCAATGCAATGAGAAATTGATGGGAAATGATTCTGCTTCTACCAGTGCTTCTAAGGCTCCCCATTTACAAGAAAATAATTCAGGTCAAAATGTCATAACGCTTGCTCATGGATTGGCTCTAACAAGCCCAGTAATTGGAACATGTTTTACTTCACAAGGCCTGGCACATAATGACATGAATATGAAAATCCAGAGTCACTCTTCTTTGGTCTCAGAGGAGCAACTTTCTGGCATTGGTTCAAAATTTTGGCTTTTGCAGAACAAGCGTTCTACCTAAAACATATGTTAATTATGGTGTTAAATGTGAGTTTCCTGCTATCCCTGTCAATACTTAATTGATTGAAACCAATAAAGTGTATTAATTTTGGTGTGAGAATAATGCTTTTTGTTGATCGAGGCATAGGCTAAATTAAGTTATAGGCAAAACTTATATATAAAGTTACCAATTGGAATTGTCCTCAAGGTGAAAATGACATGAATCATCTTTTGTATATGGAACATAAATAAAACGCTAATTATAGGGGTCTGAGTCAATGTTGATATTGACATCAAAGTGGAAGAGAGGCATGATGTGTCTCCACACTCAATTTGGACAAAATTATCATTTATTACATGTTACCATGGAGTATGCCATCATTATAGAACTACATATGTACTCTTCTAAGGTGATATTAAGTTACTGTTTGACATTTCTATAGTTCTTTTTAAGAAGTTATAAAGAAATTCTTGTAACTACCAAGACATCTTTTGATAAATTTTGTCCATAAGATATCAGTGCTATAGATTTCTCCCAAAAAAAAGATATTTAGAAGAAGATTCCTAAACTATCAATTCATTAATTAGCAATTTTGAACTTGCAATAGCAATAGGCTTAGTGTGTAGGCATTCATGCTTAGAATTCAATATTTCTCAAACCAGTTTTTTAGTTTACTTGCTGGCGAATTTTCAGTCGCCCAAAATAGTGGAAATTCGTTGAACCTAATTGATAATTGACCGACTGAATCTGCACCTTACATGTTTGTACCTGGAATAGCTTGCACCTTCCATGCCTTTTATTGAAGATAATATTGGATTGTAATTTCTATTATATTAGATTGTGATCTCTATGAGATCAGATAGTGCTCAAAGTCTATAAATAAGATATAACAAGAAGATTCAACCACTAGCCTATCGAATCTAGAATTCTCACTTGCAAGTGTGAAGCTGTTTAACGGTCCTTAATAGATGACCTCCCTGTCATCTCGTCCAATCCCACACTTGAATCTTGACTTGGGGTATGTTTTGTCCTCAATATCACACACTGGTATATATTTCTACAATCCTACAAGAAAACTCCAAGCTGTAATGGTCGTGAAACGTGTGGCAATTGGCTGCGACACTCTTCTCATCCAACAATATGCCTCGTTGTTTTCATACAACCCATAGGTGGCATTTCCCTCCCTCCATCCTTGCTTACACTTTCTACTTGAAAAATGTTTTCTCTTCTATAtttccatatgccaacaaataAATTCCAGGAGGTCATCTGTTACATTGCACAACATTTGATATCTTTTTCTCTAACAATCATGCACATTGTGCTAACAGTTCCAGTATAGCTTGCAACAATTGTAGACATGGAGCCCAAACCATCCACATATTGTTAATCCTAAATATATAATAAACATGGAGAACCATGCTATAAAATAAAAGCACAAAGCTATAAATTAAACAAATCTTAGAAATAAATTAGTTCGGGCTGACAGGTAGATATTATAACAATTTCTAATAGCCTATTTTATTTCCGTAGTCTAATTTGGAGaattaaaaaggaaatattttaaCGAAGGAGCTCATTTACATATCTTGGACATTTGTTTTCTCTCATCTGCAATTTTGAGTTGCGAGTTCAACTTCAAACCCTAGAACGAAAACTCTAGAGATATTTGGCTTGAGAGACAAGATTTCTTCCTAGGCAAATCTATGGTGGATTCATTGAGGTTACAGTTGTGCTTAAatggagattcaaagaatttgtgtGCAGTGCTGACTCAATTTTCCAGCTACAAATTTATTGAGGTTTGCCTGCAaattataaatttgaaaatttgtgcaGTGTGTGATTGAAGACAAATCCAATTCATTGTGTTGTGTGTGCTTTGGTGGAAGGATGAATTTATAATATAATGTCAGCTAAGACTATGCCCAACCATACCATCTTATTTTCCTAAGACTCCTTGTACCTGTCCAGAGGGTTGAAATGTTTGTTTGGTGGCTTAAACGTCTTAGATTATTCTGTCTCTGCTTTTTGAACTATTTAAAACCCAACGCATTATTAGCAAAGAGGTCCGAATCGTATATAGACGAAAAACAGGCTGACGTGGCTCTTGGTGTGAGTCAAAAGTGGTCAAAGCTTCGTGTTAGCTCCCTAAAAGAAGTCGCAACTCATGTAAATGCTGCCATACCAAAGCAATCACACTTCATCTATATGTTGTCGTACCACCACCACGTTGCCATATCAATTTATTTTCTTCCATACTCCTGTCAAAGTTTGTCGTGCATCTCTTGGAATATAAAAAGGGAAATATGGAATGCTAATTATACCATCCAGGTCAGCTATTTAGGTTActgttaaaattatttaattggtggatgtgaatttttgaatgtcttattttgtaACAACAATGCAAGAATTGAAAAGGAATTCTTTGTGATCATTTTGTGCAATAATGTTTTCTAGCAATGTGAAGgctaaaaaaaattatgttttaataatTATTTCTTATATCTATTTGAGACCACTGAAAAAAGAAATTCAGAATAGATGGCATGCAAACTGTTTGACGAAATTTCTATGCTCCATAAACTATGAAATTTGCAAACTTTTGGATTAAAAATTTGACCTATTACTAGTGGTATCAGAGTAGTATATCTTGGCAAGTATTGGGAGTTTGAGCAAGATTTTGTTAGCAAATTTCTTTCATGCAGGCAATGGGTTCTCAGGGATATTATGTTAGAAGTAGTCTAAATGATGAGCAACAATTATCTTGAGGGGGAGGGGTGTGAAGGGAAGTTAAGGTGTGGAAAAGGCTTCTTGACACTAATCTAGTAGGGGAGATAACACAATTTGTTTTTACAAATATTCAATTGTTATAGAATAAGAAACACATATAAAAGGAGATATACAACAAACACAAGATATATTGTGGAGAAAGCCCTTTCGGGAgtaaaaccccacactccaaaaacaACTTAATATATTATTTATGAATCAACGACaaaatacaatatacttgcaagcaagcttctcacaagagtatcacAAACCAAAGCTTATGAGGTAAATAGCTATAACACTCTTACACTTAACTTCCATCTCACACacatcatatataggagatacaatagatgaaaccatcaaacggtattacaaaaccatgagctaaaaccacccaaaaagtaACTCCCCTTAGCAACACGTATAACTCCCCTTACCAACAAATTTACGTGTCCAACatgtttttatatttcttatttcaggagACCCAACTTTCAAAGGACATAACTTTTGAACTAGGTATTCGATTAACAAACTGTTTAAAGTGTTGGAAAGCTCACAATGTGCTCTATAAAGCTATAACTCACTACACTCGTTACAAACACTTTTGAGCCGTTTTAGAACCTCTAAGGCCCTTCAAATTGACTCCAAAATTTTCATTCGCAATTTTCACAAtcagaaaatttaatatctttaaaTCTACACATAATCTTGCAACAAAAATTCactagcatgcttatctagccaatttgaAGCTTTGGGAAAATTTGGACTAATTCGTGCTCAagtgaaaacttactataaatagtaaccttatgtaaatgaaaGGTTGAAACACCATTtcttaacattctcccacttgtcgaacaccttgcaagaggaAATGGAGTATTTACAacataaattaattgctaggggccatgaggcccatagactccaatcACCATCTGAAATTCTTTGTGCTCACCAATTTTGTCAATGCATCTACAATATTCGTTGAAGTGACAACCTTCTCCAATTTGACCTTCCCATCCTCTAACGTGTCTTGAACAAAATGAAACTGAATATCAATGTGCTTTGCTATGACATAGAAAGGTGGATTTTTTGCTAAGCACATGTCACTTTGATGCCACAACATAGCAATCAATCCTACATCTTACCCAATATCTGAACATAATTAtataagccaaatggcttccttacaagcatggtTAGTTGCCATATACTCTGCCTTTGTTGTGGACAAAGTTACTACAACTTATCACTTACTCATCTAACTAACAACACCACCATATACAGTAAATAAATAACCATTGGTGGATCTTCTGTTGTTAATGTCAGCTACCCAATTTGAATCCGTATATCCATAGATACTTACAAAATGTCGAGGTCCAATAGGATAACCATGATAACACAAGGAAGATTCATAAGTGCTCAAATATTTGAACACTCTCAATTGTATCCCAATGCACCCATCCAAGATTAGCCATATGTTGATTTACGACTCCCATTGTTTGGGAAATGTatggtcttgtacaaaccataacATATATAACACTGCCAACGATACTTGTGTATGATACATTGGTCATGTCCTCCACCTTagtaggagattttggacaatccttCATAGATAACTTCATTCCCAATGTAACAGGAACGATTGCAAATCTACAAGttgtcatgttgaatctctccaacattgaattcacatacttattttgGCTTAACCAAAGCTTTATGTTAGCTTTGTCTCTTATGATCTCTATTCTCGTAATGTACCTAGTTGCACctaaatctttcatctcaaactatgtTGACAACTGAGATTTCGAATcagaaatcaaatatccattttcaaacagtaacatatcatccacatataatgtAATAATGAGAATGCAACCATTATTAGTTttaaagcaaacacaatgattagatTTAGTCCTTTGAAATCTCTAACTCAATACATAggtatcaaacttctggtaccacattTTAGGAgattgtttcagaccatacaaagAATTTTTCAACTGGCAAACcgaattttctttacctttcatcacgAAATGCCTCACTGTGACATATAACTCTCTTCCTCCAAATCAACATGGAGGAATATtgtctttatttctttatttcttcctccaaatcaacATGGAGGAATATtgtctttatttctttatttcttcctccaaatcaacATGGAGGAATCCATTTTcttgatttcccaatcatgaactATAGCAAGTGATAACGGGAACAAAATAGATGCCAACTTTGCAATGGGAGAGAAAATATCACCACAATCTATTCCATCAACTTGGGAGTACCCTTTGGCAATGAACTGTGCTTTATGCTTCTCAACACTGCCATCAAGACCCAACTTTTTCCTAAACACCCATTTGCATCCCACAGGCTTATGTCCTTCAAGAAAAGGTACCAAATCCTAAGTATTCTTCTTCTTCAAAGATGTTATCCCATCGTTCATGGCTTCCAACTAGAAATCTACATCACTCACACCTATAGCCTCTCTAACAATACTAGGCTCATTAGTGTTCGCAATCAACGAAAAAATACAATTCAAATTTAACAATGTATAACCAAACTTATATGGTGTCCATTTGATTCTTGTAGACCTCCTCAAAGCCACGTTTGAGGTTTTTCATCTTCTTCTGAACTTTTAGAGCTTCTAGAGCTTGTAGAGCTCTCCTCTTCATCAGGTCCACCAAGAGCTCATAGTTCTTCTTTCTCAAGGATATAAGGAATTTGAACTACCTCttagttctattttttctctctctGGTTGCAACTCAATGGTGAAAGGTTTCATCTCTCTAAAGTGTCACTTTTACTATAGAGAACCTTCTTTGTTATTGGATCCCAAATCTTGTACCCTTTTACACTAACACCATAGCCGATAAAGATACACTTAACAACCTTTCTCCAGCTTAGATTTTTTTCACTtagaacatgagcataagcttcacAATCAAATACTCTGATATGTCTCATAGAAGGCTTCTTTACTTACCACAACTCCATAGGTGGTCTTATCAACAAGTTGTATGAGATTTGTTTATCAGATAACAAGCAATGGTTGTAGCTTCAACCCAATTTTTTTGATTGAGGCTAGCACCACTTAGCGTACTCCTATCTCCCTCTATCAATGTCCTATTCATCCTCTCCGCAACTCTATTTTGCTAAGGGttgtatggagttgtcttatgcctcTCAATCCCATAGTCCTTACAAAACTTGTTGAAATTTGTCcagcaaaactcaccaccattgtcattcctcaaacatttaatctttctacTAGTTTGATGCTCGACAAGAGCTCTGAACTCCTTAAACCAACTAAAGACTTCAAATATAATTATGGGAAAATAAACAATTGTTCCTCTATTgtagtcatcaatgaatgcaaTGAAATACACAAATTTTGAACTCAAAGGAACATTAACAGGACCAAAAACATCATAATGTATCAAGTCCAACAACCCTAGAAGATTTGTGAAAACTAGAGTAAAACTAAACACGGTTTTGTTTACCATAAATGCAAtgttcacaaaaatcaaattcaagattataATCATCGAGCCCCTCAACGAGAcatttattttttagggttttaagACCCTTCTTGCCAATGTGACCAAGTCTTTACTGTCATAACATTGTCTTCTTCGTTAGGAGTTTCGTCTTTAAAGCAGTGAAACCCTTATGTACTCATAAACCATGACTATCAAATGCAGGAGCAACAATCCTCTTCACAACTCGATCTAAATGGCAAGAGTGAAGAATCTAGAGCCCTCTTAGATTGGGCTACACAGAAGGACTATGCACTGAACCGTGCATGCATCTAGTTTATACAAGGTGCCTATTTGAACACCATTAGCAAGCAACATAAAATCTCTATTCATTTTACGTCGTTCTTGTGAGAAAACAATCCACACACCCACATCACCCAATTTACTTACGAAAGTGGACGCCATGTCTAGTGGAGGatatgacatgaaatgaaattgaatttcaatggaTTGTGGGTGCCATtcgaatttgaatttggagagtgAAAGTgctataaataagagc includes:
- the LOC131079407 gene encoding uncharacterized protein LOC131079407 isoform X13 → MSEINRIRAHLLKKMDVIIESLQASNGDPGVRKSSQIKDGLLQGDQARTRATSSSLASTRMAFFDQTSTRATFSNPAFQSEELRMDGIERLAKDKLFLCLRSELEGELGKRINIICTKGSIHKLSGKMADFINSLITKLELCDVTTQNPGCNSLNKTAKTDQGEHTKFLDMIPTINSSIQCNEKLMGNDSASTSASKAPHLQENNSGQNVITLAHGLALTSPVIGTCFTSQGLAHNDMNMKIQSHSSLVSEEQLSGIGSKFWLLQNKRST